A portion of the Syntrophaceae bacterium genome contains these proteins:
- a CDS encoding iron-sulfur cluster assembly scaffold protein, translating into MERDAETIRALLEMLFQRTGRRYTEKLIRLGTDATNNRRIEKPDGYATLVGECGDTVEFFLRVKDGRIEDAAFTIDGCISAFASMAAAAEMARGRTLRGCLNINQSAIAEYLGGMPEEDRHCALLAARALQKALRDYAVGKTRKG; encoded by the coding sequence ATGGAACGCGACGCGGAAACGATACGGGCGCTGCTGGAGATGCTCTTCCAGCGCACCGGCAGGCGCTACACGGAAAAACTGATCCGGCTCGGGACGGACGCGACGAACAACCGCCGCATCGAAAAGCCCGACGGCTACGCGACGCTCGTGGGCGAGTGCGGCGACACGGTGGAGTTCTTTCTCCGGGTGAAGGACGGGCGGATCGAGGACGCCGCCTTCACCATAGACGGCTGCATCTCCGCCTTCGCGTCGATGGCCGCCGCCGCCGAGATGGCGCGGGGCAGGACCCTTCGGGGCTGCCTGAACATCAACCAGAGCGCCATCGCGGAGTATCTCGGCGGGATGCCCGAGGAGGACCGCCACTGCGCCCTGCTGGCGGCCCGGGCCCTCCAGAAGGCCCTGCGGGACTACGCCGTCGGGAAAACCCGGAAAGGCTGA
- a CDS encoding (Fe-S)-binding protein, whose translation MFHEERCDFCGDCLARCKYLDFDKESGSAAMRKLVAGEKSDWIYDCVTCLACDEYCPTKARPFDLIMQRMEEAGDFTDPKLRADMAARFKFEGEPKPVPPAERVMSICVMQGNMPWAIQGQLFETIPLLKGKHYFCNVLFSHMGDESILRERIQGMVDNLAKSGAKEIVFLHDDCYAALMGIAPELGIKVPFKPIHLFEHLRDVLKEKKGSLKKLGMKVAYQRPCASRYTPEKDPIVNEIFDLIGVTRMKRRYEGEDALCCGVEVAGPGLKLFPRGKNFEPFRVKNVEDAKASGAEAMVYLCPMCFTILNKKVREAGMKNYMISDLCRLALGEELPADRPQ comes from the coding sequence ATGTTCCACGAGGAAAGATGCGACTTTTGCGGAGACTGCCTGGCGCGTTGCAAGTACCTGGACTTCGACAAGGAGAGCGGTTCGGCGGCGATGCGGAAGCTCGTCGCGGGCGAGAAGTCCGACTGGATCTACGACTGCGTGACCTGCCTGGCCTGTGACGAGTACTGCCCGACGAAGGCCCGGCCCTTCGACCTCATCATGCAGCGGATGGAGGAGGCGGGGGATTTCACGGACCCGAAGCTGCGCGCCGACATGGCGGCGCGGTTCAAGTTCGAAGGGGAGCCGAAGCCCGTTCCGCCCGCCGAGCGCGTCATGTCGATCTGCGTCATGCAGGGCAACATGCCCTGGGCCATCCAGGGGCAGCTCTTCGAGACGATCCCCCTGCTCAAGGGGAAGCACTACTTCTGCAACGTGCTCTTCTCCCACATGGGCGACGAGTCGATCCTGCGCGAGCGCATCCAGGGGATGGTGGACAACCTGGCCAAGTCCGGGGCGAAGGAAATCGTCTTCCTGCACGACGACTGCTACGCGGCGCTCATGGGCATCGCCCCCGAGCTGGGGATCAAGGTCCCCTTCAAGCCGATCCACCTCTTCGAGCACCTCCGGGACGTCCTGAAGGAGAAGAAGGGGAGCCTGAAGAAACTCGGCATGAAGGTCGCCTACCAGCGGCCCTGCGCCTCGCGCTACACGCCGGAGAAGGACCCCATCGTAAACGAGATCTTCGACCTCATCGGGGTGACGCGCATGAAGCGGCGGTACGAGGGCGAGGACGCCCTGTGCTGCGGCGTGGAGGTGGCGGGCCCGGGCCTCAAGCTCTTCCCCCGCGGGAAGAATTTCGAGCCCTTCCGGGTGAAGAACGTCGAGGACGCGAAGGCCAGCGGCGCCGAGGCGATGGTGTACCTCTGCCCCATGTGCTTCACGATTCTCAACAAGAAGGTCCGCGAGGCGGGCATGAAGAATTACATGATCAGCGACCTCTGCCGGCTCGCCCTCGGCGAGGAGCTTCCGGCGGACAGGCCCCAGTGA
- a CDS encoding redoxin domain-containing protein: MAEEIKAGCARPTGGLVGEEPPGDKPAEAAEPKKEVRSMIMIGRKAPDFMAPGYFQGKFINVHLSDYLGRWVLLCFYPGDFTFV, translated from the coding sequence TTGGCTGAAGAGATCAAGGCAGGCTGTGCGAGGCCGACAGGGGGGCTCGTCGGCGAGGAGCCCCCAGGGGACAAACCAGCGGAAGCGGCGGAACCGAAGAAGGAGGTGAGGTCCATGATCATGATCGGCAGGAAGGCGCCCGATTTCATGGCGCCGGGGTATTTCCAGGGAAAGTTCATCAACGTGCATCTCTCGGACTACCTGGGCAGGTGGGTGCTTCTCTGCTTCTACCCGGGGGATTTCACCTTCGTCTGA
- a CDS encoding redoxin domain-containing protein yields MSIDSVFVHKMWVDHEISKMVKTGVVPYPMLSDVGGKVGTAYGVFDDLAGVETRGRFIIDPDGVIQGYEVLTPPVGRNVSETLRQIQAFQHVRNSGGTEATPSGWRPGKLTLKPGPDLVGNVWKVWKTEMERD; encoded by the coding sequence ATGAGCATCGACAGCGTGTTCGTCCACAAGATGTGGGTGGATCACGAGATCTCCAAGATGGTCAAGACGGGGGTCGTTCCCTACCCGATGCTCTCCGACGTGGGGGGCAAGGTGGGCACGGCCTACGGCGTCTTCGACGACCTGGCCGGGGTGGAGACCCGGGGCCGCTTCATCATCGACCCTGACGGGGTGATCCAGGGCTACGAGGTCCTGACCCCGCCCGTGGGCCGCAACGTCTCAGAGACCCTTCGGCAGATTCAGGCCTTCCAGCATGTCCGCAACAGCGGCGGCACGGAGGCCACGCCCTCGGGCTGGCGTCCCGGCAAGCTCACCCTCAAGCCCGGCCCCGACCTGGTCGGCAACGTCTGGAAGGTCTGGAAGACCGAGATGGAACGGGATTGA
- a CDS encoding sigma 54-interacting transcriptional regulator yields the protein MLTKDCDRILDSVAVGVFSVDTDLTIRFFNAQAEAITGFTKQEALGRKCYEIFRTERCLERCSLRRAIETKRQIVKVRNVILNRENREVPVDITVSVLLDGDGNVIGGVESFLDDSVRVSLEKEIRGSWHFEDIVGRDDRTRKVFDVLGTVAPTDSHVLLQGETGTGKDLIARAIHNASPRRKGPFIKVNCAALPPQLLESELFGYRKGAFTDARTNKPGRFQLAQGGTIFLDEVGEMPRELQAKLLQVLDEKEFFPLGSTHPVSVDVRVIASTNRRLRKMTADRDFRADLYYRLSVVEIEIPPLRERPADIPLLIGHFLDKHARLSGKPRLEVTPEFMRTLLNYGYPGNVRELKNIIEHAVILAGAQKLDVQYLPAYLLSPAGREGGADERGAAAGDDGERNSLKALLQTHGWNRTAAARALRINRTTLWRRMKKHGLLPGDPT from the coding sequence ATGCTCACAAAGGACTGCGACCGAATCCTCGACAGCGTGGCCGTAGGCGTTTTCAGCGTCGACACGGACCTGACCATCCGCTTCTTCAATGCGCAGGCCGAGGCGATCACCGGGTTCACCAAGCAGGAAGCCCTCGGCCGCAAATGCTACGAGATTTTCCGGACCGAGCGGTGTCTCGAGAGATGCTCCCTCCGCAGGGCGATTGAAACCAAGCGCCAGATCGTCAAGGTCCGCAACGTCATCCTGAACCGGGAAAACCGGGAAGTCCCCGTGGACATCACCGTGTCCGTCCTCCTCGACGGCGACGGCAACGTCATCGGCGGTGTCGAATCCTTCCTCGACGACTCGGTCAGGGTGTCCCTCGAAAAGGAAATCCGCGGTTCCTGGCACTTCGAGGACATCGTGGGGCGAGACGACCGGACTCGCAAGGTTTTCGATGTCCTGGGCACCGTGGCCCCCACGGATTCGCACGTCCTGCTCCAGGGAGAGACGGGCACGGGGAAAGACCTGATCGCCCGCGCCATCCACAACGCAAGCCCGCGCCGGAAGGGTCCCTTCATCAAGGTCAACTGTGCCGCCCTGCCGCCCCAGCTTCTCGAGTCGGAGCTTTTCGGCTACCGAAAGGGCGCGTTCACCGATGCCAGGACCAACAAGCCGGGGCGCTTCCAGCTGGCACAGGGAGGGACGATCTTCCTGGATGAAGTCGGGGAGATGCCGCGGGAGCTGCAGGCCAAGCTTCTGCAGGTCCTCGACGAGAAGGAGTTCTTCCCGCTGGGTTCCACGCACCCGGTGAGCGTCGACGTGAGGGTCATCGCCTCGACCAACAGGCGTCTCCGGAAAATGACCGCCGACCGGGACTTCCGTGCGGATCTCTATTATCGGTTGAGCGTCGTCGAAATCGAGATTCCCCCTCTGAGGGAGAGGCCCGCCGACATCCCCCTGCTCATCGGCCATTTTCTGGACAAGCACGCCCGCCTGAGCGGAAAGCCCAGGCTCGAGGTCACGCCGGAGTTCATGAGGACCCTTCTGAACTACGGTTACCCGGGGAACGTGCGGGAACTCAAGAATATCATCGAGCACGCCGTCATTCTCGCCGGGGCACAGAAGCTCGACGTGCAGTATCTGCCGGCCTATCTTTTGAGTCCCGCCGGACGCGAAGGGGGCGCAGATGAGCGGGGCGCCGCTGCGGGCGATGACGGCGAGCGAAATTCCCTAAAAGCGCTGCTTCAGACCCACGGCTGGAACCGGACAGCGGCGGCCCGGGCACTCCGGATCAACCGGACAACCCTCTGGCGCCGCATGAAAAAGCACGGGCTTCTCCCAGGCGACCCCACCTGA